One region of Plasmodium vivax chromosome 7, whole genome shotgun sequence genomic DNA includes:
- a CDS encoding hypothetical protein, conserved (encoded by transcript PVX_099580A), which yields MDLHDKRNGEKHHLSSGALEEVGQVASEKGSTNKRTYMKYHEGEDYSEGEKEDGRGVPHRGNRRPSRTSRSTDDDAVERGEADQLAKSKKKAKAVNELSSHALSPSGGANNPVSDADDQDSHDGGGHQREGNKWQNERGDHHHASEKRTYHMRKVVPYPSYTDTTSPGGKRNLLSNSIPSSASLKKGSAAQEDESTADEHSPKNKGSKIYKLKSKRGSSSFMCHPDGRRRRVSPTRRSSISQSSVGTSERSFQGGRHAKEGRGRCQREASHRSDRSGRSDGSYKHGKRDKRDRRDKRDKHSRRRRSESEEPRFTSSTHLKKGELPRRRAGTRRDVSSDGSCRSSGESSDNGRHRKTAITERDNERSDGSSRGHSPVVKKDYHHHAGRKRHRRSYDDASPYEQKYPTQEAKRGERTPHDYMVGGRGRPHGAHLSDESVRREDESSSEYRREAASSKTERNKIRQRGRSASRRSASRRSASRRSASRRSASRRSAISRSASRRSRSAERHPYSRRKRHYRLPAEEDSPNIYRKKYQSGKERQDWHKDGGYYYRGEGEYEKDLPPKGNHRGEGPSRGGSAKLSDYREDPNLQRRTKEYPQSREWRERPLNPHRDEGNESATEGEEQKTNYHNYGREKGQRSGRNDLHQNHHSSRKRDRSEMDDEAATYEQADQGRHYYPPGEAYHARGRNPNKRLNTYKGDSDDEEKEAFKPRPDQRLPHRFERDWHANRRNEHPRRNGSCEKNGDVGSDLSVNELNFGRMKRKEVAEYVQVGGSVEIELLSDADFTNWASDHSGGEAGGEAANGGVEVEGDHRNGNHTRINFRNCHLRKFVLCGDQLRMGKLPPTKKRSVSVCSSDGNAYSHNKYAPPTRIANYKQSEYRQEKNPATSPVGNKYCDVPLEKRRGSHSDRSESPDSFGRSGYMSGKNSGTKNDSTIERRKQVPSVEGEANRRLSRSASPVRDALVERESGREGEFPGGARRGEDGSKFIGGHQVDHNERIRGSSRGSSRGRSRGSSRGSTFGAPHNAHGDGQTQEMIPPPRISDHGGVNQIEGEKDKAHSHGENHERRTPQHCADAHSGIKAKGEENHRADGKNDGDDTLITEKEEGNRAGAKVKVATTTPTWVNVPEWGTIPNYINEIIKNMNNSYEINEPIDVLNLKAGKSFRVPELLHLVKEMTSTKSFLDFLERRKEAQKKWKMVARNIMHEEFKLLSDSISRDVLDAKIKFLTSSLRSL from the coding sequence ATGGATCTTCATGATAAGCGAAACGGGGAGAAGCACCATCTTAGTAGTGGGGCCCTGGAGGAGGTTGGCCAAGTGGCAAGCGAAAAGGGTAGTACAAATAAAAGGACGTATATGAAGTACCACGAGGGGGAGGATTACagtgaaggggaaaaagaagacgGAAGAGGAGTTCCTCACAGAGGGAACAGAAGACCGAGCAGAACTTCTCGTAGTACTGACGACGATGCAGTGgagaggggggaggcagaCCAGCTAgcgaaaagcaaaaaaaaggcaaaagctGTTAATGAATTATCATCCCATGCGTTATCCCCCAGTGGTGGAGCGAACAACCCTGTCAGTGATGCTGATGACCAAGACAGCCACGATGGGGGTGGTCATCAAAGGGAAGGAAACAAATGGCAAAACGAAAGAGGGGATCACCACCACGCGAGTGAGAAAAGAACATATCATATGCGTAAGGTGGTACCCTACCCCTCCTATACAGATACCAcctcccccggggggaaACGTAACCTTCTCAGTAACAGCATTCCGAGCAGCGCAAGcctcaaaaagggaagtgcCGCACAGGAGGATGAATCCACGGCCGATGAGCATAGCCCCAAAAATAAGGGTagcaaaatttataaattaaaaagtaaaagagGGAGTTCCTCCTTTATGTGCCATCCGGATGGAAGGCGGAGGAGGGTGTCTCCCacgaggagaagcagcatcTCCCAGTCCAGTGTGGGCACATCGGAAAGGAGTTTTCAGGGTGGGAGGCATGCCAAGGAGGGAAGGGGGAGGTGCCAGCGGGAGGCCAGTCACCGTAGTGATAGAAGTGGTAGAAGTGATGGAAGTTATAAACATGGCAAACGGGACAAACGGGACAGACGCGATAAACGGGACAAACACAGCAGACGCAGGAGAAGTGAGTCCGAAGAGCCGCGCTTCACCAGCTCTACTCAcctcaaaaagggagagctGCCAAGGAGGAGAGCAGGCACCCGCCGTGATGTCAGCTCGGACGGGAGTTGCAGAAGCTCAGGTGAGAGCAGCGACAATGGTAGGCACCGTAAAACAGCAATCACAGAGAGAGACAATGAAAGGAGTGATGGATCTAGTAGAGGCCACTCCCCTGTTGTAAAGAAGGATTACCATCACCACGCAGGGAGGAAGAGACACAGAAGAAGCTACGACGACGCGTCTCCCTATGAGCAGAAGTATCCCACGCAGGaagccaaacggggggaacGCACTCCACATGATTACATGGTtggggggagaggaagacCGCATGGAGCACACCTGTCCGATGAGTCAGTGCGTAGGGAGGACGAAAGCTCGAGCGAGTACAGACGGGAGGCAGCGTCGAGCAAAACTGAAAGGAATAAAATCCGccagaggggaagaagcgctAGTAGAAGGAGTGCCAGTAGAAGGAGTGCCAGTAGAAGGAGTGCCAGTAGAAGGAGTGCCAGCAGAAGAAGCGCTATTAGTAGAAGCGCTAGTAGAAGAAGCAGGAGCGCGGAGAGGCACCCCTACAGCAGGCGAAAAAGGCATTACCGCCTTCCTGCTGAGGAGGATTCGCCAAACATATATAGGAAGAAATACCAAAGCGGGAAGGAGAGGCAGGACTGGCATAAAGACGGAGGGTATTATTATCGCGGGGAGGGAGAGTATGAGAAGGACCTGCCTCCGAAAGGGAATCACCGCGGGGAGGGACCATCTCGGGGAGGAAGCGCAAAGCTCAGTGACTATAGGGAAGACCCCAATTTGCagagaagaacaaaagaGTATCCTCAAAGTAGGGAGTGGAGAGAAAGGCCCTTAAACCCCCACAGAGATGAAGGGAACGAATCCGCCaccgagggggaggaacaaaaaacgAATTACCATAATTATGGCCGAGAGAAGGGGCAGCGAAGTGGAAGGAATGACCTTCACCAGAACCATCACTCGAGTAGAAAACGGGATCGTAGCGAAATGGACGATGAGGCTGCCACATATGAGCAAGCTGACCAAGGGAGGCACTACTACCCACCTGGGGAAGCATACCATGCAAGGGGAAGGAACCCTAATAAGCGGTTGAACACATATAAGGGAGATTCCGATGATGAAGAGAAGGAGGCATTCAAGCCGCGCCCTGATCAGCGTCTCCCCCATCGGTTCGAAAGAGACTGGCATGCAAACAGACGTAATGAGCACCCCCGTAGGAATGGAAGCTGCGAGAAGAATGGCGACGTTGGGAGTGACCTTTCCGTGAACGAGTTAAACTTCGGAAGgatgaaaagaaaggaaGTCGCCGAGTATGTTCAAGTGGGTGGCAGCGTGGAGATCGAGTTACTGTCCGATGCGGATTTTACCAACTGGGCGAGCGACCATTCTGGGGGAGAGGCGGGAGGAGAGGCCGCAAATGGGGGAGTGGAGGTAGAAGGAGATCATCGCAACGGAAACCACACTCGCATCAATTTTAGGAACTGCCACCTGCGGAAGTTCGTTCTGTGTGGCGACCAGCTGCGCATGGGGAAGTTGCCCCCCACGAAGAAAAGGAGCGTGAGTGTCTGCTCCTCGGACGGAAACGCGTATAGTCATAATAAGTATGCACCCCCCACTCGTATTGCTAACTACAAGCAGAGTGAATAcaggcaggaaaaaaatcccGCCACTTCCCCTGTGGGCAATAAATATTGTGATGTTCCCCtcgaaaaaagaagaggctCACACAGTGATCGATCGGAATCGCCTGACTCGTTCGGGCGAAGTGGCTACATGAGTGGTAAAAATTCCGGTACCAAAAATGACTCCACGATTGAGAGGCGCAAACAGGTTCCCAGtgtggagggagaagcgaatAGGCGTCTCTCCCGTTCGGCTTCTCCAGTGCGTGACGCTCTTGTGGAAAGGGAGAGCGGCCGTGAGGGGGAGTTCCCGGGGGGGGCCAGAAGGGGTGAAGACGGAAGCAAATTCATAGGTGGTCATCAGGTGGACCACAATGAAAGGATTCGCGGTAGCAGCAGGGGAAGCAGCCGAGGTAGAAGCCGCGGAAGCAGCCGCGGAAGCACGTTTGGCGCGCCTCACAACGCACATGGTGATGGTCAAACCCAGGAAATGATCCCCCCTCCCAGGATTAGCGACCACGGGGGAGTTAATCAAAttgagggggaaaaggatAAGGCGCATTCGCACGGAGAGAATCATGAGAGGCGCACTCCCCAGCATTGTGCAGATGCACACAGTGGTATaaaggcaaagggggaagaaaaccaTCGTGCGGATGGAAAAAACGATGGTGACGATACCCTCAtcacagaaaaggaagaagggaACCGAGCAGGTGCAAAAGTGAAAGTGGCAACAACAACCCCCACCTGGGTGAATGTACCCGAATGGGGGACCATACCaaattacataaatgagattataaaaaatatgaacaattCATACGAAATAAATGAACCTATCGACGTGCTGAATTTGAAGGCAGGCAAATCCTTTCGTGTTCCTGAGCTACTCCATTTAGTTAAGGAGATGACGAGCACCAAGAGTTTTTTGGATTTTCTTGAAAGGAGAAAGGAAGCCCAAAAGAAATGGAAGATGGTCGCCCGAAATATTATGCACGAGGAGTTTAAACTTTTGAGCGACTCGATAAGTCGCGATGTGCTGGACGCGAAAATAAAGTTCCTCACCAGTTCGCTCAGATCTCTGTAG
- a CDS encoding hypothetical protein, conserved (encoded by transcript PVX_099585A), whose translation MNRPGGTPLNRSSREKSNEKNGAKSASKGVRRSSGKGISKGSRKSGAVGSGVGSGVSNDVSSSISSRANATTDRTTNRSTDEGADNPAGSSPKSAANNPAGSSPKSAANNPAGSSPKSAANNPAGSSPKSAANNSGHDDYYAILEELAKSETPKFRSVQDSMDENLNLEFLRSSSENYTYKITSRGPVCYSALYRDDKYVYRHIILSDNVRQYAESKVRKTNAFLTEHCIVNELQIDIGKGWKHFMIYDGKIRELILRKVLTAEDKLRMAVQAQKYN comes from the exons ATGAATAGGCCAGGCGGGACGCCCCTAAACCGGTCAAGCAGAGAGAAAAGCAACGAGAAGAACGGCGCGAAGAGTGCGAGCAAGGGGGTCCGCAGGAGCAGCGGGAAGGGCATTAGTAAGGGGAGCCGCAAGAGCGGCGCTGTGGGCAGCGGCGTGGGTAGCGGTGTGAGTAACGACGTGAGCAGCAGTATAAGTAGCCGCGCTAACGCCACCACCGATCGCACCACCAACCGCAGCACCGACGAGGGCGCGGACAACCCCGCCGGCAGCAGCCCCAAGAGTGCCGCAAACAACCCCGCCGGCAGCAGCCCCAAGAGTGCCGCAAACAACCCCGCCGGCAGCAGCCCCAAGAGTGCCGCAAACAACCCCGCCGGAAGCAGCCCCAAGAGTGCCGCGAACAACAGCGGGCACGATGACTACTACGCCATCTTGgaggagctagccaaatcaGAAACGCCCAAATTTAGATCCGTCCAGGATAGCATGGACGAAAATCTCAACCTCGAATTTTTGAGGTCCTCCAGTGAAAATTACACCTACAAGATTACCTCCAGGG GCCCCGTGTGCTACTCGGCCCTCTACCGAGACGACAAGTACGTCTACCGCCACATAATCCTGAGCGACAATGTGAGGCAGTATGCAGAGAGCAAAGTGCGAAAAACGAATGCCTTCCTAACCGAGCACTGCATAGTGAACGAATTGCAAATTGACATAGGCAAGGGGTGGAAACACTTCATGATTTACGATGGCAAGATTCGAGAGCTGATTTTGCGGAAGGTCCTGACCGCCGAGGACAAGTTGAGGATGGCCGTCCAGGCGCAGAAGTACAATtag